The genomic stretch CTTGGCGTCCGACGTCCACTCCGGCGTGTCGCGCTGGCCGAGGTACACCTCGTCGGAGGAGTGGCTGGACAGGATCTCCAGCAGCGAGATGCCGACGAGTGTCTGGAACTGGCTCGTGATGGTGCGCACGAACACCTTCTCCGGGTTCTTCCCCAGCTCCGCGTACTCCTCGCTGCCCGGCGCCGGCATCGGCTTCCGGCTGACCGACGGACGGTTGGGAATGTACCCGGCGTACGGGTACTGCCCGAAGTTGACGGCGGCGTGGAGCGCCGACGCGATCCAGATGATGGTGGTGCAGGCCTTGACGAGCTCCGCCACCGTCTCCATCTTGGGCCACCATGGCTCGTCCTTGAGGTCGGCGTGCCCGACCTCGCGCACCTCCTTCCACCATGCCTGCAGCTCCACGTCCGCCTGCAGCACGCCGTCGTTGGGGTAGTAGATGCCCAGGTACTCCGTCACCCACTGCTCGATCGCGTGCCAGATTGCCAGCCCGTCCGACGCGTATGGGTAGTCCTCCACCAGCAGCTTCACCTTGTACGGGCTCGATGCATCGGCAACCGCCATGCCCCTGCATATTATTGCACATTTGTGCGTTAGTGTTGTTAGCGTCACTGTGCGCAATGCTAGTTAACTACACACGCCAGATTAACCTCTTGATTAGGTCGTCAGGGAGAGCCTGCTCGGTGAAGTTCCAGTTCTTGTAGATGACGGCGGACATCTCGAACGCGTACTGGCGCGGGAAGACGGTTGTCTCGAAGAGGCCGCCGGCGTTGACGAGCATCTGGCGTGCGTTGGAGTTGATGTTCATGGTGTCGCGGTAGTGCGGCAGCAGGAGCTTGTGGACGGGGTGCGTCACGCTGAGCTGCCGGTTGGTCGCGATGATGAACGGCTCCATGACGGCGTGCGTGTTGAGCCAGTGGCTGACCAGCTGGTGCCAGCAGTAGTCGGTGACGTTAGCGAAGGCCTTGGCGAGGTGCCACACCCAGGCCTCCGCGCCGGTGGTCGACGTGGGCGTGTACACGGTGCTCTTGGCGGTGGTCAGGCCGTCCCGGAGCTCCGGCAGGCTCAGCTCGATGGCCACCGGCACCAGCGTGCCGTCGCCGCGCAGGAACAGCACGGTCCTGGTGGCGTAGATGAAGTTGCCCTCCAGGTTGTTGATCCTGATCAGGAACGGCATGAAGTTGTCGTGGTGGTCCAGGATGTAGAGCCGGTTGCCTTCCAGCGCCTGCTGCACGGTGAGGCCCTCCAGCTTGTTCTCGAGGTGCGCCTCCGTGATGGTGCTCGTGTGGTCACCGTACTTGCTGGGGTCAAGGGTGCTTCTGGGAGGGAACTCCTGAAAACACGGCCGCCCGGGTAGAATTATTTAAGTCATATATACTAGCTATATATTATTCTTGAGTTGCAACTTTTCCATGTTCCAAGTCTACTGAGCGAGGATGCATTGTTGTTCCCTCACCGTGAGACGCCTGACGATCATGGGGTTGACGCCGGCGAGAATCTCCCGTCCAAACTCCTCATCGGTCATCCAACCTGTCTTGTCCTCTGCATATATAGCCAGAATAATCGAGATGACATTGgtaatcatatatatataataacgaCTACTGAAGTAAAGGCAAGCTCCGCATCATTTGCACGCAGCGATGATCGACCTTTGATGATTTGCGGCATGGGGAGCTTGAGGAGGTAGTCGCCGCCGACGGGGAGGACGTCCTTGACGAGCTCGAGCGGGAACTGCTTCCGCAGGTCTTCAAGGACTGGTATTTTGGGCAGCTGGATGCCGCCCTCGTAGAGCTTGATGATGTCCTTGAAGGAGTTGAACTCGCCGGGCGACAGGTCGACGTAGGTGCGGATCGCCGGGATGACGGCGTTCACGAGCGCCTTGATCGCGTAGCCGTAGAAGTCCGACttcttgatgtggccgaaacgcTCGTCGCGCGGCACGTAGACGTCGCCCTCGACCACCGTCAGCCTTCTCTCGCTGTTGGGGTCTGTCGTCGTCGTGTCATCATCAAAATTAAGTTAAAATTGCTGCCGGCCGGCGTCCGTAGGTTAAAATTAACTTAAAAACGGGGAAGAAAACGAAGGAAAGGGATCGGAGGACACGCACCGGTTCTGGTGGGTTTCCGCCCGGTGCGGCAGCGGCGCGGGTAGGGGAGCTCCTTGTTGCCGCCGAGGACGGGCCGCGGGTTGCCGCTGTCAGGCAGGCCGAGGTCGTTGTAGACGTCGTAGCGGTAGACGCGGTCATGCTCCTTGTACGGGCCTTGCTGGTCGTCGCCCCTCAGGTTCCGGAGCTCGTCGTCGCGGTAAGGCTTGAGCGCCGCCGGCATCTGGCTGGGCAGGTACGTCTGTTCGTGCAGAGAGGAGAGAATTCATGTCAAGAGACTCTGCTCAGATCCTTGGTTTGCTGACGAACATTGGAATAATGGGCGGCGCGCTACTCACGTCGTTGGAGAAGAAGACGCGGTTGTAGCGGTACTTGGACTGCGGGTAGATCCATGAGTTGGCGACGAAGACGACGGTGCCGTGGCCGGGGACGTCGTCGAGGGTGATGGTCTTGAGGAAGAACTCGGAGGCGTGGTTGTTCTTGACGATGATGGCGCCTGGAATGCCCTGCTTCTCCACCTCCCAGTCGAAGGTGACGTGGAACTTGTTCTCGCCGGACAGAAGCGGCGGCGGGTTCAGCAGCCACTTCTCCAGGCTCGCCTCCGCGCCCACCTTCCCGCGGTTGCCATTGTCTGCACGCGCGCGCCACAGTACCATGGATTCAGAGTCCCACAGACGACCAACGTGTAAAATGTGCGCTCCTAATATGTTAATAAAAAGCATTATCCGATCTTTTTTTTGCCTAGATCCGGTTTACTATACTAATAAGTAGATTTAAAGTGGATTGATCTTCGTTTTCGTCATATTATATTGTTTTTGAAAACGACATTTTTTTTCACTCTGTTGTTAGTTGTTACTGATGCATGCAAGAGAACTGAGAGGGAGAGAATTAAGGAAGTCCGGCAGGGGAGGGAGGGTGCTGTCTGTGCTCACTGGGGTCGACGACGGTGGAGCTGATAAGCTGGCAGGTGACGCCGCGTCCGAGGAACTCGCCAACGCCGTCGAGGAGGGAGCCGGCGATGCTGGTGACGTCCAAGCCGAGCACGGTCTTGCGCACGAGCACCACGTTGCCCTTGAGCTGCGCATGCTTGTTGCTGCCCGTGATGTCTCCGATTATCTTTCCGATCATCTTCGGTTCTACCGGCGGAGCTAACTGCAAACTGCTACTTGTTCCTTGGAGTGGGAGTGGCTAGCAGCTGTGGGTATTGGCTGTGTGATGAGTGTGAGTGAGTGATGGCTGAGCGGGCAGGCCAGCTATTTATAGAGCGGGAGACACAGCTGGTGGCTCAGGAAGATATATTGAAGTCGTCGACTGTTATTAGAAACAAAACGTGTATCACGTTGCCGTGTTTGAACTACTCCGATCCCACGGTAAAACATATATACTTTCATCAGAGAAAGTTATGTTTTTGTAAAGCTTGACCAATGTTTAGTAAAAGTATTTGAGTTTGAGACTTATAACTTGGATCAATAGATCTGTGTTCGAATGCCTTTAAAGTAATATTGGTTTTCTTTAGCAATTGATGATATAATAAGAGAAATTAAGGGTCGAAATATATGTCATTTCACTTTTGCATGTCTAGTACAAACACATAGTGGATGTTGGTGAAACTTGTAAGACTATCCCCACACAAATAGCACAGATGACTAGTTTCTTTCCATTACAATATTCAGGTTTTTcttgaaaatatttttcatttataGTTTTTTTGTTTCATTGTATCATTTCTGTACATACACCTGTTGCGTCTATGGGCATGAACTATGTACAGATATCATTGATCAATACCTTGGCTTAAACTTATTATCATCTCTCTTATCTTCCATTTCTTCTCACTCCAGTCACATGGCTATACAATTTCTATCAAAGCCAAATTAAGGTACTTGATAAAACCATGACTTAAGTCTTCTTGGCCCTCTTCTAAATGTAATTTTTGAACTATCTTGTGCGTTTTTATTATGGAGTCATGGTTACCTTTTTTTTTCGCGATGCAACTCTGTCTATTGGAGCCAGTACTACCTCAAGTAGTTGCAGACCAACCCTTTCATTGCGCCAACATCCATCCGTGCCTCAagtctctccccccccccccccccccccaaaaaaaaaaaccgttGAACAATCATTGGTGATCTACTGAGATCAGGCATGTAGCATGTTACCCATGCGCACTCTACAAGTCATCGGAAATGATATGACCACACCATATTTGTTTtcacttaggccctgtttagttctccacccaaaaatttttcatccatcccatcgaatctttagacacatgcatggaacattaaatgtagataaaaaaataaactaataacacagtttagttgagaatcgcgagacgaatcttttaagcctagttactccatgattagccttaagtgctacagtaacccacatatgctaatgatagattaattatgcttaataaatttgtcttgcagtttcctgacgagctatgtaatttgtttttttattagtctgtaaaaacccctcccgacatccttccgacatatccgatgtgacattcaaaaaattttcgttcccaatctaaacaggcccttatgaCAAC from Sorghum bicolor cultivar BTx623 chromosome 3, Sorghum_bicolor_NCBIv3, whole genome shotgun sequence encodes the following:
- the LOC8078665 gene encoding linoleate 9S-lipoxygenase 2 translates to MIGKIIGDITGSNKHAQLKGNVVLVRKTVLGLDVTSIAGSLLDGVGEFLGRGVTCQLISSTVVDPNNGNRGKVGAEASLEKWLLNPPPLLSGENKFHVTFDWEVEKQGIPGAIIVKNNHASEFFLKTITLDDVPGHGTVVFVANSWIYPQSKYRYNRVFFSNDTYLPSQMPAALKPYRDDELRNLRGDDQQGPYKEHDRVYRYDVYNDLGLPDSGNPRPVLGGNKELPYPRRCRTGRKPTRTDPNSERRLTVVEGDVYVPRDERFGHIKKSDFYGYAIKALVNAVIPAIRTYVDLSPGEFNSFKDIIKLYEGGIQLPKIPVLEDLRKQFPLELVKDVLPVGGDYLLKLPMPQIIKEDKTGWMTDEEFGREILAGVNPMIVRRLTEFPPRSTLDPSKYGDHTSTITEAHLENKLEGLTVQQALEGNRLYILDHHDNFMPFLIRINNLEGNFIYATRTVLFLRGDGTLVPVAIELSLPELRDGLTTAKSTVYTPTSTTGAEAWVWHLAKAFANVTDYCWHQLVSHWLNTHAVMEPFIIATNRQLSVTHPVHKLLLPHYRDTMNINSNARQMLVNAGGLFETTVFPRQYAFEMSAVIYKNWNFTEQALPDDLIKRGMAVADASSPYKVKLLVEDYPYASDGLAIWHAIEQWVTEYLGIYYPNDGVLQADVELQAWWKEVREVGHADLKDEPWWPKMETVAELVKACTTIIWIASALHAAVNFGQYPYAGYIPNRPSVSRKPMPAPGSEEYAELGKNPEKVFVRTITSQFQTLVGISLLEILSSHSSDEVYLGQRDTPEWTSDAKAQEAFRRFGARLTEIESRVMTMNADPSLKNRNGPAKFPYTLLYPNTSDKNGDAAGITAKGIPNSISI